A region of Pyxidicoccus parkwaysis DNA encodes the following proteins:
- a CDS encoding DUF1330 domain-containing protein, protein MPAYVVVQIAVHDAQTYERYKQLGPPSIAKYGGRYLVRGGATEILEGTWQPPRFVILEFPNMEQARAWWSSPEYAPAKALRQSSAHTMMVLTEGLPSDAGLPPPAR, encoded by the coding sequence ATGCCGGCCTACGTGGTGGTGCAGATCGCGGTGCACGATGCGCAGACCTACGAGCGCTACAAGCAGCTCGGCCCGCCGTCGATTGCGAAGTACGGCGGGCGCTACCTCGTGCGGGGAGGGGCGACGGAAATCCTCGAAGGCACCTGGCAGCCTCCGCGCTTCGTCATCCTGGAGTTCCCCAACATGGAGCAGGCCCGCGCCTGGTGGAGCTCGCCGGAGTACGCGCCCGCCAAGGCGCTGCGCCAGTCCAGCGCTCACACGATGATGGTTCTCACCGAGGGACTGCCCTCCGACGCGGGCCTGCCTCCTCCGGCGCGTTGA